A single region of the Thermoanaerobacterium aotearoense genome encodes:
- a CDS encoding sn-glycerol-1-phosphate dehydrogenase, with amino-acid sequence MNDGTKIKEIEICSGALHDVPNILNKVGINSKVLIVCDKNTYEAAGLTLKNVLEDKKYDVLLCNLNRTGNLVPDERAVGEVLIHLNDGIEALIAVGSGTINDVVKFVSSRAKIPYGIVATAPSMDGYASSVSPLIVNGFKRTYDATYPIFIVGDTKVLKDAPYDMIASGFGDIIGKFTSLADWYVSNIITGEDYSEEIADDVKKSLYKCVDVSKSLKNKDESAVSKLMDALILSGISMLKFGNSRPASGAEHHLSHFIEMKELSNGEIHHSHGAKVGIMTKIAVKLYNTVFSFDRDDIIEMMKERKSESKDEFECRINRNFGKLSSEIFDDIGYYYLDEAERRMRQDRILDNWDTMKEWVSENVPTVEYVDELLNDAGAPNDVAYLELKYDDLKDILLNAKEVRKRYTILRLAEDINIEKIFDMAIKN; translated from the coding sequence ATGAATGATGGCACAAAGATAAAGGAGATAGAAATTTGCAGTGGCGCCTTGCATGATGTTCCGAATATATTGAATAAGGTAGGTATAAATTCTAAAGTATTGATCGTATGTGATAAAAATACTTACGAAGCTGCAGGATTGACTCTAAAAAATGTATTGGAAGATAAAAAGTACGATGTGCTGTTGTGCAATCTGAATAGAACTGGAAATTTAGTGCCTGATGAAAGGGCAGTAGGTGAAGTGTTGATACATCTTAATGATGGCATTGAGGCTTTAATTGCCGTTGGTTCAGGCACAATAAACGATGTTGTGAAATTTGTAAGCAGCAGAGCTAAAATACCGTATGGCATAGTTGCAACAGCTCCATCGATGGATGGATATGCGTCATCTGTGTCGCCTCTTATCGTAAATGGCTTCAAAAGGACTTACGATGCTACGTATCCAATATTTATTGTGGGTGATACTAAAGTGCTTAAAGATGCACCATATGACATGATTGCATCAGGATTTGGAGATATAATCGGCAAATTCACATCATTAGCGGATTGGTATGTAAGTAACATCATAACGGGAGAGGACTATTCTGAGGAAATCGCAGATGATGTGAAAAAGTCCCTTTATAAATGTGTAGATGTCAGCAAAAGCTTAAAAAACAAGGATGAAAGTGCTGTAAGTAAGCTTATGGATGCGTTAATTTTGTCAGGCATATCGATGCTTAAGTTTGGAAATTCCAGGCCTGCATCGGGTGCAGAGCATCATCTGTCACATTTCATCGAGATGAAAGAGCTTTCAAACGGGGAAATTCATCACTCCCATGGCGCAAAAGTAGGCATAATGACGAAAATCGCTGTCAAACTTTACAATACTGTATTTTCTTTTGACAGAGATGATATTATTGAAATGATGAAGGAAAGAAAGAGTGAATCAAAAGATGAGTTTGAATGTAGGATAAATAGAAATTTTGGAAAATTATCATCTGAGATTTTTGACGATATAGGTTATTACTATTTGGATGAAGCTGAGAGAAGAATGAGACAGGATAGGATTTTGGACAATTGGGATACGATGAAGGAGTGGGTATCAGAAAATGTACCGACGGTGGAGTATGTTGATGAGCTTTTAAATGACGCCGGCGCACCAAATGATGTTGCATATCTTGAACTTAAATATGATGACCTTAAAGATATCTTATTGAATGCAAAAGAGGTAAGAAAAAGGTATACCATTTTAAGGCTTGCTGAAGACATAAACATCGAGAAGATATTTGACATGGCGATAAAGAATTGA
- a CDS encoding GntR family transcriptional regulator, which produces MEENVPKYQIVKDYITNLIIKNNINIDDPLPTESELMEIFGVSRHTIRKALDDLENEGWLYRKQGLGTFCADRNSVKSYDNKNIAVITTYINDYIFPRIIKGIDQILAKNGYSILLFNTNNRIETEMDILENVLAKDIRGLIIEPTKSALPHINLNYFDELKNKGIPYIFINSFYEELNPSYIIQDDEGGGYMATDHLIKLGHKNIIGIFKSDDNQGLNRYKGYVKALREHNIKIKEDNIIFYTTEEMKTKPREKIYEIYSKWVNKPTAIVSYNDQIAMWILDPIRELGYSVPDDISIVSFDDSDYAELSNVKLTSIIHPKEEMGRLAASTLFDLIKKGKKAFANPVNIRIKPEIRIRNSTKEIELEEVR; this is translated from the coding sequence TTGGAAGAAAATGTACCAAAATATCAAATAGTAAAAGACTATATTACCAATTTAATAATAAAGAACAATATAAACATAGATGATCCACTGCCGACGGAAAGCGAACTGATGGAAATATTCGGTGTAAGCAGACATACTATTAGGAAAGCTCTTGATGACCTTGAAAATGAAGGGTGGCTTTACAGGAAGCAAGGTCTGGGGACTTTTTGCGCAGATAGGAATTCTGTGAAAAGCTATGATAATAAAAATATTGCAGTCATAACGACGTATATAAACGACTATATATTTCCAAGGATCATAAAAGGAATTGATCAAATATTAGCTAAAAATGGATACTCCATATTGCTTTTCAATACGAATAACCGCATTGAGACTGAAATGGACATATTGGAGAACGTCTTGGCGAAAGACATTAGAGGACTGATCATCGAGCCTACAAAAAGCGCACTACCCCATATCAATCTAAATTATTTTGATGAGTTAAAAAACAAAGGGATACCGTACATTTTTATCAATAGCTTTTATGAAGAATTAAATCCATCTTACATCATTCAGGATGATGAAGGTGGAGGATACATGGCAACAGACCATCTTATAAAACTTGGGCACAAAAACATAATAGGCATATTTAAAAGCGACGATAACCAGGGGCTTAATAGGTATAAAGGATATGTGAAAGCCTTAAGGGAGCACAATATTAAAATCAAAGAGGACAACATAATCTTTTATACGACGGAAGAGATGAAGACAAAACCAAGGGAAAAAATATACGAGATATACTCGAAGTGGGTCAATAAACCGACGGCTATTGTCAGCTACAACGATCAAATTGCCATGTGGATCTTAGATCCGATAAGAGAATTGGGCTACAGCGTGCCTGATGATATTTCGATTGTAAGCTTTGATGACTCTGATTATGCAGAGCTTTCCAATGTAAAACTTACATCCATCATACATCCTAAAGAAGAAATGGGAAGGCTTGCTGCTTCGACTCTATTTGACCTAATAAAAAAAGGGAAAAAGGCTTTTGCAAATCCTGTAAATATTCGCATAAAACCTGAAATAAGGATTAGAAATTCTACTAAGGAGATCGAATTGGAGGAAGTGCGATGA